In a genomic window of Methylobacter sp. YRD-M1:
- the lpdA gene encoding dihydrolipoyl dehydrogenase, producing the protein MDANPAINESALHAEVLVLGGGPGGYTAAFRAADLGKQVVLVERHAVLGGVCLNVGCIPSKALLHIAQIVHEAEEFEHHGVHFGKPTFDIDKIRAWKESVSGALNNGLAQLAKQRKVNVIQGVGKFTSANTLEVQAESGVQTIRFDQAIIAAGSHATKIPTFPNDDPRLWDSTDALTLKEIPKKLLIVGGGIIGLEMATVYHALGSEISVVELMNQIIPGCDNDLVTPLYRRIKKQYKNIWLETRVTSIEALEEGLKVSFEGKGAPESDMFDAVLVAVGRRPNGKSIGAEQAGVNVDDMGFIAVDKQQRTNVPHIFAIGDIVGNPMLAHKASHEGKVAAEVAAGHKAGFDALTIPAVAYTDPEVAWMGLTENQAKQQGIAYDKAAFPWAASGRSLSLGRKEGLTKIISEKETGRILGAGIVGTNAGELLAEAVLALEMGADVEDISLTVHSHPTLSETFAFAAEMIAGTITDLYIKKD; encoded by the coding sequence ATGGATGCTAATCCGGCGATTAATGAATCGGCTCTGCACGCAGAAGTTCTGGTGCTGGGCGGCGGACCGGGCGGCTATACAGCCGCTTTCCGTGCGGCTGATTTAGGCAAACAAGTGGTATTGGTCGAACGGCATGCTGTTTTAGGCGGTGTTTGCCTGAATGTTGGCTGCATACCCTCCAAGGCCCTGCTGCACATTGCCCAAATCGTCCATGAGGCGGAAGAATTCGAACACCACGGCGTCCACTTCGGCAAGCCAACGTTCGATATCGACAAGATTCGTGCATGGAAAGAGAGCGTATCAGGCGCTTTGAACAATGGCCTGGCTCAACTGGCAAAACAGCGCAAAGTCAACGTGATACAGGGAGTCGGCAAGTTTACCTCTGCCAATACGCTTGAGGTACAAGCCGAATCCGGCGTACAGACTATCCGCTTTGATCAGGCCATCATAGCCGCAGGATCACATGCGACCAAAATACCGACTTTCCCTAACGACGATCCGCGTTTATGGGATTCGACCGACGCCTTGACGTTAAAAGAAATTCCTAAAAAACTGCTGATTGTCGGCGGGGGCATCATCGGTCTGGAGATGGCTACGGTTTATCATGCCTTGGGGTCGGAAATCAGCGTGGTTGAGCTGATGAATCAGATCATACCCGGCTGCGATAATGATCTGGTTACACCTTTATACCGGCGCATTAAGAAGCAATACAAAAACATCTGGCTGGAGACGCGCGTAACTTCAATTGAAGCGCTTGAAGAAGGCCTGAAAGTCTCCTTTGAAGGCAAAGGCGCGCCGGAATCGGACATGTTCGATGCGGTTCTGGTTGCTGTAGGGCGCAGGCCAAACGGCAAATCAATCGGCGCAGAACAAGCCGGCGTCAATGTCGACGATATGGGATTTATCGCTGTCGATAAACAGCAGCGCACCAATGTTCCGCATATCTTTGCCATAGGCGATATAGTCGGCAACCCCATGCTGGCCCACAAAGCGAGCCATGAAGGCAAAGTTGCGGCGGAAGTGGCGGCCGGCCATAAAGCCGGTTTTGATGCCTTAACCATCCCGGCCGTTGCCTATACGGACCCTGAAGTGGCCTGGATGGGGCTGACTGAAAACCAGGCTAAACAGCAGGGCATTGCCTATGACAAGGCGGCTTTTCCGTGGGCCGCCAGTGGCCGCTCCTTAAGCTTGGGTCGCAAGGAAGGCTTGACCAAAATAATCAGCGAGAAAGAAACGGGTAGAATTCTCGGAGCCGGCATAGTGGGTACCAACGCAGGTGAATTACTGGCCGAGGCGGTATTGGCTCTGGAAATGGGCGCCGATGTGGAAGACATCAGCTTAACTGTACACTCTCATCCGACGCTATCCGAAACTTTTGCTTTTGCCGCTGAAATGATTGCCGGCACGATTACCGACCTTTATATAAAGAAGGATTAA
- the aceF gene encoding dihydrolipoyllysine-residue acetyltransferase produces MASLIELKVPDIGNFTGVDVIDVLIKPGDVIAVDQTLAVLETDKASMDLPASAAGTVQEVFIKVGDKVSEGSLVATVSAEAEQAGAAKPEEKPEPQEAAPEKQAPEQPAQPAPAPTPAPAPVSAPKPAAQPAAGKAAHATPAVRLFARELGVDIGKITAGSGRKGRILKEDVKNYVKQIMTEGLAQGGAGIPPIPAVDFSQFGAIEEQKLNKIKRLTGQNLSRAWLNLPMVTYHEEVDITEMEAFRNALNAEKAAGETKITGLVFIIKALVAAMQQFPQFNSSLSADGEKLIYKKYFNVGIAVDTPNGLVVPVLRDADKKGINELTAELAEKSEKARQGKLMPGDMQGGCITISSLGGIGGKAFTPIVNAPEVAILGITRSKMQPVWNGREFVPRLMLPLDLTYDHRVIDGAEGARFMAVIKQYLGDIRRLLL; encoded by the coding sequence ATGGCTTCCCTAATCGAATTAAAAGTGCCGGATATTGGCAATTTCACTGGTGTCGATGTCATTGATGTCTTGATTAAACCGGGCGACGTTATAGCAGTTGATCAAACTCTGGCAGTGCTGGAAACTGACAAGGCCAGTATGGACCTGCCTGCCAGCGCAGCAGGCACTGTCCAAGAAGTATTCATCAAAGTCGGCGATAAAGTCTCTGAAGGATCATTAGTAGCTACCGTATCGGCAGAGGCCGAGCAGGCTGGCGCGGCAAAACCGGAGGAAAAACCTGAGCCACAAGAGGCTGCACCGGAGAAACAGGCGCCTGAACAACCTGCTCAACCAGCGCCTGCACCAACTCCAGCACCAGCACCTGTATCAGCACCAAAACCGGCCGCACAGCCAGCCGCTGGCAAAGCCGCGCACGCCACTCCGGCCGTCCGGCTTTTTGCGCGCGAACTGGGCGTCGATATCGGCAAGATCACTGCTGGCAGCGGCCGAAAAGGACGCATCTTAAAAGAGGATGTTAAAAACTACGTCAAACAGATAATGACGGAAGGACTTGCCCAAGGCGGCGCGGGAATTCCTCCAATACCGGCAGTCGATTTCTCCCAGTTTGGTGCCATTGAAGAGCAGAAGCTTAACAAGATCAAGCGCTTGACCGGCCAGAACCTGAGCCGTGCCTGGCTGAATCTGCCGATGGTTACTTATCATGAAGAGGTTGACATTACTGAAATGGAGGCGTTCCGTAATGCGCTCAACGCTGAAAAAGCAGCCGGGGAGACAAAAATTACTGGACTGGTGTTTATTATCAAGGCTCTAGTTGCTGCCATGCAGCAATTTCCTCAGTTCAATTCGTCCTTATCAGCCGATGGTGAAAAGCTGATCTATAAGAAATACTTCAATGTCGGTATTGCGGTCGACACACCAAATGGCTTGGTCGTGCCCGTACTTCGCGATGCAGACAAAAAAGGCATCAACGAACTGACAGCCGAGTTGGCTGAGAAGAGTGAAAAAGCACGTCAAGGCAAGCTCATGCCGGGCGACATGCAGGGCGGCTGCATTACCATTTCCAGTCTGGGCGGCATAGGCGGCAAGGCTTTCACGCCTATCGTCAACGCTCCTGAAGTAGCCATCCTTGGCATTACCCGATCCAAGATGCAACCGGTATGGAACGGACGCGAATTTGTACCGCGTCTGATGCTGCCGCTGGATCTGACCTATGATCACCGCGTAATTGACGGCGCGGAAGGCGCACGTTTTATGGCCGTCATCAAACAATATCTGGGCGATATTCGCCGCTTGCTACTTTGA
- the aceE gene encoding pyruvate dehydrogenase (acetyl-transferring), homodimeric type, with protein MNKTSITEITGQDDVDPAETKEWLEALQAVLEREGGARAHFLIEQLVAATRHAGLDIPFSANTAYINTIPAEQQPQFPGNTTIEYKIRSYVRWNAMMMVLRANKHTNVGGHIASFASASTLYDIGYNHFWHAPSDKHDGDLIFTQGHSAPGDYSRAFLMGRFTEEQLDNYRQEVNGNGLSSYPHPWLMSDFWQFPTVSMGLGPIMAIYQARFMRYLQDRGLANTEGRKVWAFLGDGETDEPESLGEIGMAGREKLDNLIFVINCNLQRLDGPVRGNGKIIQELESEFRGAGWNVIKLIWGHRWDSLLARDKDGLLVARMMECVDGDYQTFKAKDGAYVREHFFNTPELKAMVADWSDRDIWELNRGGHDPIKVFAAFNAAVNHKGQPTVILAKTIKGYGMGESGQAQNITHQQKKMSVSSLSRFRDRYDLPVTDEQLNDLPYLTFPEGSKELAYMKQRRTDLGGYLPSRRAKSYALDVPVLADFKPLLEASGEGREFSTTMAFVRLLNILIKDKNIGKRIVPIVPDESRTFGMEGMFRQLGIWSQVGQLYTPQDADQLMFYKEDKHGQVLQEGINEAGGLCDWIAAGTSYSTHGVPMIPFFIYYSMFGFQRVGDLIWAGADQCTRGFLMGGTAGRTTLNGEGLQHEDGHSHLISATVPNCVSYDPTYAYEVAVIIQDGLRRMYVEQENVFYYITVMNENYAHPAMPKGIEQDIIKGMYCFRRGADQKKKTPRVQLLGSGVIFREVEFAAELLRNDWGVESDLWSCPSFTELARDGRFCERWNRLHPTETPRQSHVDHCLGNAQGPVIAASDYNRAFADQIRAYIKAPYTVLGTDGFGRSDTREQLRRFFEVDRYHVTIAALKSLADLGQFDPAKVEVAIAKYGIAPDATPSWLS; from the coding sequence ATGAACAAAACTTCAATTACAGAGATTACCGGGCAGGATGATGTCGATCCGGCAGAAACCAAAGAATGGCTTGAAGCTCTGCAAGCAGTATTAGAGCGGGAAGGCGGTGCTCGTGCACATTTTCTTATTGAGCAATTAGTAGCCGCAACCCGTCATGCAGGATTGGACATCCCATTCAGTGCCAACACTGCTTACATCAACACCATTCCCGCCGAACAGCAGCCTCAGTTCCCTGGCAATACCACAATAGAATATAAAATCCGTTCCTATGTGCGCTGGAATGCGATGATGATGGTGCTGAGAGCTAATAAGCATACTAATGTCGGCGGCCACATCGCCAGCTTTGCCTCAGCATCCACTTTATACGATATCGGTTACAACCATTTTTGGCATGCCCCTTCAGACAAGCACGACGGCGACTTGATTTTTACTCAAGGACACTCGGCTCCGGGCGATTATTCCCGCGCATTCCTGATGGGCCGGTTCACTGAAGAGCAACTGGATAATTACCGCCAGGAAGTCAACGGAAACGGTTTATCTTCGTACCCGCATCCCTGGCTGATGTCCGACTTCTGGCAATTCCCGACCGTATCGATGGGCTTAGGCCCCATTATGGCCATTTATCAGGCCCGCTTCATGCGCTATCTGCAAGATCGCGGTTTGGCTAACACGGAGGGACGTAAAGTCTGGGCCTTCCTCGGCGATGGTGAAACGGACGAACCGGAATCATTGGGCGAAATCGGCATGGCCGGCCGTGAAAAACTGGATAACCTCATTTTTGTCATCAACTGCAACCTGCAGCGGCTTGATGGCCCGGTGCGCGGCAATGGCAAAATCATTCAGGAATTGGAAAGTGAATTCCGCGGCGCCGGCTGGAATGTAATCAAACTGATCTGGGGACATCGCTGGGATTCACTGCTGGCGCGCGATAAAGACGGCCTGCTGGTAGCGCGTATGATGGAATGCGTCGACGGCGATTATCAGACTTTTAAAGCCAAAGATGGCGCTTATGTGCGCGAGCATTTCTTTAACACGCCTGAGCTGAAAGCCATGGTCGCCGACTGGTCTGATCGTGACATCTGGGAATTAAATCGCGGCGGCCATGATCCAATCAAGGTTTTTGCGGCTTTCAATGCTGCAGTCAATCATAAAGGACAACCAACCGTCATCCTGGCTAAAACCATTAAAGGCTACGGCATGGGCGAGTCCGGACAGGCACAGAACATCACCCATCAGCAGAAGAAAATGAGCGTAAGTTCACTGAGCCGTTTCCGTGATCGTTATGACCTTCCTGTTACTGATGAACAGCTGAATGATCTGCCTTACCTGACTTTCCCTGAAGGCTCGAAAGAGCTGGCATACATGAAGCAGCGCCGTACTGATTTAGGCGGATATTTGCCATCCAGAAGAGCTAAATCCTATGCCCTGGATGTTCCAGTACTGGCAGATTTCAAGCCATTGCTGGAAGCCAGCGGTGAAGGACGGGAATTCTCGACAACCATGGCTTTCGTACGCCTGCTCAACATACTGATCAAAGACAAGAACATCGGCAAGCGCATCGTGCCTATCGTACCTGATGAATCGCGCACCTTCGGTATGGAAGGCATGTTCAGACAGCTGGGCATCTGGTCGCAGGTTGGCCAATTGTATACACCGCAGGATGCCGATCAGCTCATGTTCTACAAAGAAGACAAGCATGGCCAGGTACTGCAGGAGGGCATCAATGAAGCCGGTGGTCTCTGTGACTGGATTGCCGCAGGCACCTCCTATTCAACCCACGGCGTGCCGATGATTCCGTTTTTCATCTACTACTCCATGTTCGGTTTCCAACGTGTCGGCGACCTGATCTGGGCCGGCGCAGACCAGTGCACCCGCGGATTCCTGATGGGCGGCACGGCCGGAAGGACGACATTGAACGGCGAGGGCCTGCAGCATGAAGACGGACATAGCCATCTGATTTCAGCGACTGTACCCAACTGTGTCTCTTATGACCCGACCTACGCCTATGAAGTGGCCGTCATCATTCAGGATGGTCTGCGCCGCATGTATGTCGAGCAGGAAAATGTGTTCTATTACATTACCGTGATGAATGAAAACTATGCCCATCCGGCCATGCCCAAAGGCATAGAGCAGGATATTATCAAAGGCATGTACTGCTTCCGCCGTGGCGCCGATCAAAAGAAAAAGACCCCAAGGGTACAGCTATTGGGCTCAGGGGTCATTTTCCGTGAAGTCGAATTTGCCGCTGAATTGCTACGCAATGATTGGGGCGTCGAATCCGACCTGTGGAGTTGCCCAAGCTTTACCGAGCTGGCAAGAGACGGTCGATTCTGCGAGCGCTGGAATCGCCTGCATCCAACCGAAACGCCAAGACAGTCGCATGTAGATCACTGCCTCGGCAATGCACAAGGGCCGGTCATTGCTGCAAGTGATTACAACCGCGCCTTTGCCGATCAAATTCGGGCTTATATCAAAGCGCCTTATACTGTACTTGGCACCGACGGTTTCGGCCGCTCCGATACACGCGAGCAACTGCGCCGCTTCTTCGAAGTCGACCGCTACCATGTGACCATCGCGGCCTTAAAGAGCCTGGCGGATCTGGGACAATTTGACCCGGCAAAAGTAGAGGTGGCCATTGCCAAGTATGGCATAGCCCCTGACGCCACGCCTTCCTGGTTATCTTGA
- a CDS encoding serine/threonine protein kinase, with translation MNTDLAPFSALTPDMILNALDCIGLQTDSRLLALNSYENRVYQVGIEGGPAVVAKFYRPDRWSDAAILEEHAFVKELAQHEIPVVPAMTFNENQSLHRIEGFRFAVFARQGGRVPELEDFEKLEWMGRFIGRIHAIGALQPFKKRPTLNIDSFGHEPRAYLLANDFIPLDLINAYSSVTAHALDAVERCFERAGKLNTLRLHGDCYPGNVLWTEDGPHFVDFDDSRMGPAVQDLWMLLAGNRADMTVQLKHLLIGYRTFYDFNAAELHLIEALRTLRLIHYSAWIARRWDDPAFPLAFPWFNTPRYWQDRIIELREQIALMNEEPLEAI, from the coding sequence ATGAATACTGATCTCGCACCGTTTTCAGCACTGACTCCCGATATGATCTTAAATGCGCTCGATTGTATCGGTTTACAGACTGATAGCCGACTGCTTGCGCTCAACAGTTACGAAAATCGTGTTTACCAGGTTGGCATAGAAGGCGGCCCTGCTGTTGTCGCGAAATTTTACAGACCCGACCGCTGGAGCGATGCGGCTATTCTCGAAGAACACGCTTTCGTAAAAGAACTGGCACAACATGAAATCCCCGTTGTGCCGGCAATGACATTCAATGAAAACCAATCATTACACCGAATAGAAGGTTTTCGTTTTGCGGTCTTTGCCCGCCAGGGCGGCCGGGTTCCCGAACTGGAAGATTTTGAAAAACTTGAATGGATGGGACGATTTATCGGCCGTATACATGCAATCGGTGCTTTACAGCCTTTTAAGAAACGCCCTACTCTAAACATCGACAGCTTTGGTCATGAACCGAGAGCTTATCTGTTGGCCAATGATTTTATCCCGCTTGATCTGATCAATGCTTATAGTAGTGTCACAGCCCATGCGCTTGATGCCGTGGAACGCTGCTTCGAACGAGCTGGCAAACTGAATACCCTGCGACTGCATGGCGATTGTTATCCGGGCAATGTTTTATGGACCGAGGACGGCCCGCATTTTGTTGACTTTGATGACAGCCGGATGGGACCCGCTGTTCAGGACTTGTGGATGTTATTGGCAGGAAATCGCGCCGATATGACTGTGCAATTAAAGCACCTGCTCATCGGTTACAGAACTTTTTATGATTTTAACGCCGCGGAGTTACACCTCATTGAGGCGTTGCGCACGTTACGTTTGATTCATTATTCTGCCTGGATTGCACGACGTTGGGATGATCCAGCGTTTCCCTTGGCGTTTCCCTGGTTCAATACGCCCCGTTATTGGCAGGATCGTATCATTGAGCTGCGCGAACAGATAGCACTGATGAATGAGGAACCTCTGGAAGCGATTTAA
- a CDS encoding glycosyltransferase → MKKIVTVIALALLVVINFSIWSYTNNPLQLKSWNKPMMGVTFDPRRKNHTPENNQFPTAEQIEEDLTLLSGKVHAVRTYSVLRGQDKVPELAAKHKLNVSVGAWIDDDLEANRQEIETLIQVSRQDNPKIVRLLVGNEFLLRHQKNEEQHLQAKQQLIEYLREVRKRTWRPVSTAETWDIWLKHPDLVNEVDYIAVHILPYWEGIDIDEAVDYVFYRYHELQQHYPNKPIVITEVGWPSNGQPFKHATASLSNQAKFLREFLNRATEEKLAYYIVEAFDQPWKMAIEGSAGAYWGVFDADRKPKFPLDGDVLALPAWKHWATGAAIFSAVLMAIFLFTRRSIKLPGMVFFGVMANLAASAIFWSASIGAQQYHSPLTIAFWVILILMQILAVIILMIESLEIAEVIWHRKTARTFEPLAPGPDFRYPKVSLHLPIHNEPPAMVRKTLEALAAVDYPNLEVLVMDNNTKDPAVWEPVRDDCERLGPKFRFFHLENWPGFKAGAINHALEQTAPDAEIIAVIDSDYILSPDWLKCMVPYFDNENVGFVQSPQDYRDLHVSTFKAFCYWEYAGFFNIGMVQRNEYNAIIQHGTMTMIRKSALDKVGKWAEWCICEDSELGLRLYEAGYDSVYVKDSFGRGLMPDTMSGYMTQRYRWVYGAMQIIKAHWRSFVPTKKSPLTSAQRYYFVAGWLPWFSDALALLFTTASLILTGFIALDPTHSELPVNAFLLPTIGIFSFKVLRGLWLYQARVPCSVWHSLGAALSGLALTHTVAKGTIQGLFTSNKPFMRTPKYEKQGPLFEGLMTIRHELILLILLGAAITLMLSLDHFDNLSGRLWTAVLSVQAVPYAATLVTLLISIAPSYRSKKTLQTAEELDDAI, encoded by the coding sequence ATGAAAAAAATAGTTACTGTAATTGCACTCGCCTTGCTGGTCGTCATAAATTTCAGTATTTGGAGCTACACCAATAACCCGCTGCAGTTAAAGTCATGGAACAAACCCATGATGGGGGTTACCTTTGATCCCAGACGGAAAAACCATACACCGGAAAACAACCAATTCCCCACAGCAGAACAAATTGAGGAAGACTTAACCCTGCTTTCCGGAAAAGTGCATGCTGTTCGTACTTACAGCGTGCTGAGAGGCCAGGATAAAGTCCCCGAACTCGCCGCCAAACACAAACTGAATGTGTCGGTCGGCGCCTGGATTGATGATGACCTGGAAGCCAATCGGCAAGAAATCGAGACCCTCATCCAGGTCAGCCGCCAGGATAATCCTAAAATCGTCAGACTCTTGGTCGGCAACGAGTTTCTGCTCCGTCACCAAAAGAATGAAGAGCAACATTTACAAGCCAAGCAACAGTTGATTGAGTATTTGCGCGAAGTGCGCAAACGCACCTGGCGACCGGTCAGTACTGCTGAAACCTGGGATATATGGCTTAAGCATCCTGATCTGGTCAACGAGGTAGACTACATCGCGGTCCATATCCTGCCTTACTGGGAGGGCATTGATATCGATGAAGCGGTTGATTATGTTTTCTATCGCTATCATGAACTGCAACAGCACTATCCTAATAAGCCTATCGTCATTACTGAGGTGGGCTGGCCTTCCAATGGTCAACCATTCAAACATGCGACAGCATCTTTGTCTAACCAGGCCAAATTCCTGCGCGAGTTCCTTAACCGCGCTACAGAGGAAAAGCTTGCTTACTATATCGTTGAAGCCTTTGACCAGCCGTGGAAAATGGCTATAGAAGGTTCAGCAGGTGCCTATTGGGGTGTTTTTGACGCCGACCGCAAACCGAAATTCCCGTTAGATGGCGATGTATTAGCCTTACCTGCGTGGAAACACTGGGCCACAGGCGCGGCTATTTTCAGCGCTGTGTTAATGGCCATCTTCCTGTTTACACGCCGTAGTATAAAACTGCCCGGCATGGTGTTTTTCGGCGTCATGGCCAACCTTGCGGCATCGGCAATTTTCTGGTCCGCGTCAATCGGCGCCCAACAATATCATTCTCCTCTCACTATCGCCTTCTGGGTCATACTGATATTGATGCAGATATTGGCTGTGATTATCCTGATGATCGAAAGTCTCGAAATTGCAGAAGTAATATGGCACAGAAAAACCGCCAGAACTTTTGAGCCGCTGGCGCCGGGGCCTGATTTCAGATACCCGAAAGTATCGCTGCATCTGCCTATTCACAACGAACCCCCCGCCATGGTGCGCAAGACGCTTGAAGCCCTGGCTGCAGTTGATTATCCCAACCTGGAAGTGCTGGTCATGGATAATAACACCAAAGACCCTGCCGTTTGGGAACCGGTACGCGATGACTGCGAACGTTTAGGGCCGAAATTCCGTTTCTTCCATCTGGAAAACTGGCCCGGTTTTAAAGCTGGCGCGATCAATCACGCTCTCGAACAGACAGCGCCGGATGCGGAAATCATCGCCGTTATCGACAGCGATTACATTCTTTCTCCTGACTGGCTCAAGTGCATGGTGCCTTATTTCGATAATGAAAATGTCGGATTCGTCCAGTCGCCCCAGGACTACCGCGATCTGCATGTGAGCACATTTAAAGCGTTCTGTTACTGGGAATATGCCGGTTTCTTTAATATCGGCATGGTACAAAGAAATGAATACAACGCCATTATCCAGCACGGCACGATGACCATGATTCGAAAGTCGGCTCTGGACAAAGTCGGCAAATGGGCTGAGTGGTGTATTTGCGAAGACAGCGAGCTGGGTCTGCGCCTGTACGAAGCCGGTTACGACTCGGTTTACGTCAAGGATTCGTTCGGACGCGGCTTGATGCCCGACACCATGTCCGGCTACATGACGCAGCGCTATCGCTGGGTATATGGCGCTATGCAGATCATTAAAGCGCATTGGCGCAGCTTCGTGCCTACCAAAAAATCGCCGCTCACATCTGCGCAACGATACTATTTTGTAGCCGGCTGGCTGCCTTGGTTCTCAGATGCGTTGGCCTTATTGTTTACCACAGCGAGCTTGATCCTGACCGGTTTCATTGCACTGGATCCGACGCACAGCGAGCTGCCGGTCAATGCCTTCCTGTTGCCAACGATCGGTATATTCAGCTTTAAAGTCCTGCGCGGCCTGTGGCTGTATCAGGCGCGTGTCCCATGCTCGGTTTGGCATTCGCTTGGCGCGGCTTTGTCCGGACTGGCCCTGACGCATACGGTCGCCAAGGGCACGATCCAGGGGCTGTTCACATCCAATAAACCGTTTATGCGCACGCCTAAGTACGAGAAACAAGGCCCTCTATTCGAAGGCTTAATGACGATACGTCATGAATTGATATTGCTGATTTTACTAGGCGCAGCTATTACCTTGATGTTGTCTTTAGACCATTTCGATAATCTAAGCGGCAGACTGTGGACAGCTGTATTATCGGTACAGGCGGTCCCCTATGCGGCCACTTTAGTGACGCTATTGATCAGCATAGCGCCAAGCTACAGATCGAAAAAAACCTTGCAGACTGCCGAGGAACTTGACGACGCAATTTAA
- a CDS encoding NAD(P)/FAD-dependent oxidoreductase, translating to MARIVILGAGIGGVPMAYEMKETVGKKHDVIVISDTPTFHFVPSNPWVPPRWRKPEELKIELAPVMKKKGIEFIQKAASKVDPENNQVQLVDGSAVPYDFLVIATGPRLAFDEVPGLGPEGYTSSVCHVDHAEVAARDWDKFMENPGPIVIGAVQGASCYGPAYEYLMIIETELRKRKIRDKVPMTFVTAEPYIGHLGLGGVGDTKGLLESALRDKSIKWITNAKVDKIEDGMMYVTEVDDEGKEKKKHELPFKHSMMLPAFTGVDAVRKVDVAGLVNPRGFVLVDKYQRNPTFKNIYSVGVCIAIPPVEPTPVPVGAPKTGYMIESMVTATAHNIASELEGKEPSYEATWNALCLADFGDSGVAFMAKPQIPPRNVTWSAEGKWVHLAKIGFEKYFMRKIRKGISEPLYERMMLKLMGIVRLK from the coding sequence ATGGCTCGTATAGTAATTTTAGGTGCCGGCATTGGCGGTGTACCAATGGCTTATGAAATGAAAGAAACAGTAGGGAAAAAACATGATGTGATTGTGATTTCCGATACGCCAACGTTTCATTTTGTGCCGTCAAATCCTTGGGTCCCGCCACGGTGGCGTAAGCCGGAAGAGCTGAAGATTGAATTGGCGCCGGTTATGAAAAAGAAAGGCATTGAGTTTATTCAAAAAGCGGCATCAAAAGTAGATCCTGAAAACAATCAGGTGCAGTTGGTAGATGGTTCAGCCGTTCCTTATGATTTCTTGGTCATTGCGACCGGTCCTCGCCTGGCATTCGATGAAGTGCCCGGTTTAGGTCCTGAAGGCTATACATCATCGGTCTGTCATGTCGATCATGCTGAAGTTGCGGCTCGGGATTGGGATAAATTCATGGAAAATCCGGGACCTATCGTTATTGGCGCAGTTCAGGGAGCATCCTGCTATGGTCCTGCGTATGAATATTTAATGATTATTGAAACGGAATTACGTAAACGCAAGATCCGTGACAAGGTGCCAATGACTTTTGTAACGGCGGAGCCATACATCGGTCATCTAGGCTTAGGCGGCGTAGGCGATACCAAAGGTTTGCTTGAAAGTGCATTGCGTGACAAGAGTATTAAATGGATAACCAATGCCAAAGTTGACAAAATTGAAGATGGCATGATGTATGTCACGGAAGTCGATGATGAAGGCAAGGAAAAGAAAAAACATGAATTGCCGTTTAAGCATTCGATGATGTTGCCCGCCTTTACCGGTGTTGATGCTGTGCGTAAAGTCGATGTGGCTGGATTGGTCAATCCGCGTGGTTTTGTTTTGGTGGATAAGTATCAGCGCAATCCGACTTTCAAAAATATTTACTCGGTCGGCGTCTGCATCGCGATTCCGCCGGTAGAGCCAACACCAGTGCCAGTAGGCGCGCCAAAAACCGGCTATATGATTGAGTCTATGGTAACGGCTACGGCGCATAACATCGCCAGTGAACTGGAAGGTAAGGAGCCTAGTTATGAGGCTACTTGGAATGCACTATGTCTGGCAGACTTTGGCGATTCCGGTGTCGCGTTTATGGCCAAGCCGCAAATTCCGCCGCGCAATGTGACTTGGTCAGCGGAAGGCAAGTGGGTGCATCTGGCAAAAATCGGTTTTGAAAAATACTTTATGCGTAAGATTAGAAAAGGTATCAGTGAGCCATTGTATGAAAGAATGATGCTTAAACTGATGGGTATCGTACGCTTGAAATAG
- the rnhB gene encoding ribonuclease HII, protein MDDHSLLKRPFNFKIAGVDEAGRGPLAGPVVAAAVILDPSRPIEGLADSKKLTESKRDSLYKIIKEVSLSWAVAEASVEEIDELNILQATLLAMQRAVNGLPVKPDEVLVDGNQLPDLFVPAQAIVKGDSKVKAISAASILAKVERDKIMYDYHKKYPDFSFHLHKAYGTKQHLAEIEQFGYLSVHRRSFNPVKSMIANGMK, encoded by the coding sequence ATGGATGACCACTCTCTATTGAAGCGTCCTTTCAATTTCAAGATTGCAGGCGTTGATGAGGCCGGCCGGGGGCCTCTGGCTGGTCCTGTTGTGGCTGCTGCTGTCATTTTGGATCCGTCGCGGCCTATCGAGGGATTAGCTGATTCAAAAAAACTGACTGAAAGCAAGCGGGACAGCCTGTACAAGATTATCAAGGAAGTCTCTTTAAGTTGGGCAGTGGCTGAAGCCAGTGTTGAAGAGATTGATGAACTGAATATTCTTCAGGCTACACTGCTGGCCATGCAGCGGGCTGTGAATGGCTTGCCTGTAAAGCCGGACGAGGTTCTGGTAGACGGCAACCAGCTCCCGGATTTGTTCGTGCCCGCTCAGGCCATCGTCAAAGGCGACAGCAAAGTGAAAGCTATCAGTGCCGCTTCTATCTTGGCGAAAGTCGAGCGGGATAAGATCATGTATGACTACCATAAAAAATATCCTGACTTTTCCTTTCATTTGCACAAGGCTTACGGCACCAAGCAACATTTAGCCGAAATCGAGCAATTTGGTTATTTAAGCGTGCATAGAAGATCATTTAATCCGGTAAAATCCATGATAGCCAATGGGATGAAATAG